One segment of Pan paniscus chromosome 20, NHGRI_mPanPan1-v2.0_pri, whole genome shotgun sequence DNA contains the following:
- the TMEM147 gene encoding BOS complex subunit TMEM147: MTLFHFGNCFALAYFPYFITYKCSGLSEYNAFWKCVQAGVTYLFVQLCKMLFLATFFPTWEGGIYDFIGEFMKASVDVADLIGLNLVMSRNAGKGEYKIMVAALGWATAELIMSRCIPLWVGARGIEFDWKYIQMSIDSNISLVHYIVASAQVWMITRYDLYHTFRPAVLLLMFLSVYKAFVMETFVHLCSLGSWTALLARAVVTGLLALSTLALYVAVVNVHS, encoded by the exons ATGACCCTGTTTCACTTCGGGAACTGCTTCGCTCTTGCCTACTTCCCCTACTTCATCACCTACAAGTGCAGCGGCCT GTCCGAGTACAACGCCTTCTGGAAATGCGTCCAGGCTGGAGTCACCTACCTCTTTGTCCAACTCTGCAAG ATGCTGTTCTTGGCCACTTTCTTTCCCACCTGGGAAGGCGGCATCTATGACTTCATTGGG GAGTTCATGAAGGCCAGCGTGGATGTGGCAGACCTGATAGGTCTAAACCTTGTCATGTCCCGGAATGCCGGCAAGGGGGAGTACAAGATCATGGTTGCTGCCCTGGGCTGGGCCACTGCCGAGCTTATTATGTCCCG CTGCATTCCCCTATGGGTCGGAGCCCGGGGCATTGAGTTTGACTGGAAGTACATCCAGATGAGCATAGACTCCAACATCAGTCTG GTCCATTACATCGTCGCGTCTGCTCAGGTCTGGATGATAACACGCTATGATCTGTACCACACCTTCCGGCCAGCTGTCCTCCTGCTGATGTTCCTCAGTGTCTACAAGGCCTTCGTTATGGA GACCTTCGTCCACCTCTGCTCGCTGGGCAGTTGGACAGCTCTACTGGCCCGAGCAGTGGTAACGGGGCTGCTGGCCCTCAGCACTTTGGCCCTGTATGTCGCCGTTGTCAATGTGCACTCCTAG